One Drosophila willistoni isolate 14030-0811.24 chromosome 2R unlocalized genomic scaffold, UCI_dwil_1.1 Seg167, whole genome shotgun sequence DNA segment encodes these proteins:
- the LOC6644036 gene encoding UBX domain-containing protein 2, giving the protein MAETANGDELVEKVVEVTACSPDEAKYFLAACANDVDAAVALFFEQGAAGASSASGSGAASSNPVLNANGEEEVRAPIAPVREQLLLPEDDNFMAAGSSSNRLSRDTQRFKVCPFRDFAREGALLEEQLQATGVYSDPNAHRRRRDRAAQMVMASSSSGAAGSSRSATSRLGDLFRPPTDILYVGSLMAARDHATKRQRWLLVNVQGNDFQSHTMNRDVWSNKDLKKLVRRQFILWQVDDDTPEGQRFVAFYHCAKMPYLCIVDPRTGEEVWRSPEPKQENVLPDLKEFLREHRDFDQTSDAPTTSKRAVPVDDDDDDDVEEVFATTPKKRAKVLELTEEEQLELAIKNSMNENGQAASGQNNHSSSNCESLDGFDDDDIQDVVASTSYESQLGQATTELTALKLRLLNESGTDEVVQLRWPSDTKLQTLRLYIKQTHKHIPSAEDGYKLICAFPRKSLESEHNQATLKELGLHPSANLHLTLDD; this is encoded by the coding sequence ATGGCAGAAACAGCAAATGGCGATGAGCTGGTGGAAAAAGTTGTGGAAGTGACGGCTTGCAGTCCAGACGAGGCCAAATATTTTCTTGCGGCCTGTGCCAACGATGTGGATGCAGCAGTGGCTCTTTTCTTCGAGCAAGGTGCAGCCGGAGCCTCGTCGGCGTCTGGATCGGGTGCCGCATCATCCAATCCTGTGCTAAATGCCAACGGCGAGGAGGAAGTACGCGCTCCAATAGCACCAGTAAGGGAACAGCTTCTTTTGCCCGAAGATGATAATTTTATGGCGGCAGGATCCAGTAGTAATCGCCTGTCCCGTGACACCCAAAGATTTAAGGTCTGCCCATTTAGGGACTTTGCTCGCGAAGGTGCCCTCCTGGAGGAACAGTTACAGGCCACTGGTGTATATTCTGATCCAAATGCTCATCGGCGTCGTCGCGATCGTGCTGCCCAAATGGTGAtggccagcagcagcagcggcgccGCTGGTTCCAGTCGATCAGCTACATCCCGCTTAGGAGATCTCTTTCGCCCGCCCACAGATATATTGTACGTAGGCTCATTAATGGCTGCTCGTGACCATGCCACCAAGCGGCAGCGTTGGCTACTGGTTAATGTCCAGGGCAATGATTTTCAATCACATACCATGAATCGTGATGTCTGGTCGAACAAGGACTTGAAGAAGCTGGTGCGCCGTCAATTCATTCTATGGCAAGTGGACGACGATACACCCGAAGGTCAGCGTTTTGTGGCCTTCTATCACTGTGCCAAGATGCCCTATTTGTGCATTGTTGACCCAAGAACTGGTGAGGAAGTTTGGCGTAGCCCCGAACCGAAACAGGAGAATGTTCTACCAGACTTAAAAGAATTTTTACGCGAGCATCGTGACTTTGACCAGACCTCGGATGCTCCCACCACTTCGAAGCGAGCCGTTCCAGTggacgacgatgatgacgacgatgttGAAGAGGTCTTTGCGACCACACCTAAAAAACGCGCCAAGGTCTTGGAGCTCACAGAGGAAGAGCAACTCGAGTTGGCAATCAAGAATTCCATGAATGAGAATGGCCAAGCCGCATCTGGTCAAAATAATCATTCTTCTAGCAATTGTGAAAGTCTCGATGGATTCGATGACGATGATATTCAAGATGTTGTGGCCTCCACATCATACGAGTCCCAATTGGGTCAGGCCACAACAGAATTAACGGCCCTTAAATTGCGTCTACTCAATGAGTCTGGCACAGATGAAGTAGTCCAGCTGCGCTGGCCCTCCGATACCAAGCTACAGACCCTCCGCCTCTACATTAAGCAAACGCACAAGCACATCCCCTCGGCGGAGGATGGTTATAAGCTCATCTGCGCATTTCC